cattTCTCCACTCATTCTATAAGACCAGTGTTACTCTGTTACCAAAACTATACAAAGACACCACatgaaaactacaagccaatatctcTTATGCTGTAGATTTTTTgaggatgcaaaaatcctcaaaaaatatttcaaacaaatcCAGCATCATATAGAAAGAATTATACAATATGACCAAGTgtggtttatcccaggaatgcaaagttgatttaacattcaaaaatcaatcaatgtaaaaCACCATATGAATAGAATAAagcacaaaaaccacatgatgatcTCAAAAGATGccgaaaaaaatgtttaacaaaattcaacaccatttcatgataaaaacacataACAAACGAGGAATACAAGCAAAATTCCTTAACCTGACAAAGGgtatatatgaaaaagacacagttaataacatacttaatgatgaaagactggatgctttccccttaagatcaggaacaagacaagaatgtctgttctctccacttctattcaacattgcactAGAGGTTCCAGCCACGGAGGttagaccaaaaaaaagaaagaaaagacatccagattggaaaggaagaagtaaaacaacctctgtcttagtccattcaggctgctataacaaaataccataaactgggtagcttataaacaacagaattttatttctcacagctgtggaagctggaagttcaagatcatggtgccagcagatttggtgccTGATTAGGGCTGAATCTCTGGTTCATAGATAGCACCTTCTAGCTGTGtactcacatggtagaaggggcaaaTAAGTTCCCTCAGGCCTCCTTATAAGAGTACTAATCCCTTATAATGTTCTGCCCTCACAGAGCACTTCATCAGACTTGTAATCTACCAGAAATGAACAATCCAaataataacaagtattggtgaggatgaggagaaatgTAAACCCTCATatgctgctggtggaaatgtaaaatgacagttcctcaaaatgttaaacatggagtaaccatatgacccagcaattccagaCCTAGTTACATACCCaagagaaaaaaaccccacaaatatatgtccacacaaaaacttacatgaatgtttatagcagcattattcataatagccaaaaggtgaaaagaaTCTAAATGTAtatcaactgatgaatgcataaacaaaatgtggtatatttagaTGATGGAAAACTATTTGGTCATTAAAAATGAagttctgatatatgctacaatatggatgggccttgaaaacattatgctaagtgaaagaagctaatcacaaaagaccatatattgcatgattccatttatatgaaatacagaGAATATGCAATTCCATAGAGACAAGGAGTAGATTAATGGTTGGCTAGGGTTggggaggatggagggtggagaGTCTTAACCAAAGGGTATAAACTTTCTttatggggtgatgaaaatgttctaaaattgattgtagtgACGGTTACACATATCTCttaatatactaaaagccactgaactgtacactttcaATGGGTGAACTCTATGTCATGTGAACAACAActaaataaagctgttttttttataaaaaaaaaaaaagaatgaaaaggggtCATTATTACAGATTCTCTAAGCATTTAAGGACAGCATGGTAGTATTATGaataactttatgccaataaatgcAATAATGTAGATAAAATGGccaaatttcttgaaagatacaaattaccaagctcactcaaaaaataaatagaaaacctgaacagaagaGTGGTGTTTAACCACCTGGTCTctggaagaaattaaaaacccTGATTCATAGAGTATCTGACTTCTAAAGTGTAAACTATGGCCAATTTTAATCAATCAATGTATCATCACTGAATGTAGATTTGATAAGAGATAGTGACAATCAGCTCTCAATAGCTGGTACAGGCCAGTTCCAGTATACCACTgtctatatctataaaataaaattaatgttattaaaaaCTTTCCtagaaaactccaggcccagatgtcttcactagtgaattctatcaaacattcaaggccgaaataacacaaatgttaagcaaactctcagaaaataaaggaaaaggccTCCTCTCTATATAatgaggccagaattaccctgatgccaatacaaaaacattacaagaaaactatagacattacgtttatagatgcaaaaattcttaacaaaattttgGGAATTTGAATCCAGcagtaaataaaaagtatatatatatatatttatcatgaccaagtgaggttTATCACAAAAATGCAAAGTTGGTCAAGTACTTGGAAGTCAATTTAATTAAACATATTAAcataataaggagaaaaatatgaccacctcaatagatacagaaacagCATTTGATAAAAGTCAATAAAATCTCTTAGGAAACAATTAGAAAGGAAATTCCTTAACCTGAAATAGggtatctatttaaaaaaaatcacagctgaCATCACACTTAATAGTGAAAGAATGATTTCCTCTTATGATAGGGGATCATGCAAGGATATCAGttctcaccactgttattcaactatgtactggaaatcctagttagtgcaataaggcaaggaGAAAAGGTATGtcgaggccgggcacggtggctcacacctgtaataccaacactttgggaggacaacaccgaaggatcacctgaggtcaggagttgaactAGCCTGTAGTCAGCATGggtgagaaccccatctctactaaaaatacaaaatagttgggtgtcgtggtgcatgcctgtaatcccagctagcagGAGGAACTGAGACGGGAGGAGaatcatgagcccaggaggcagaggttgcagtgagagctgaaggATAAGTGCcatttgcactctagcctggagcaacaaaatgaaactctatttcaaaaaaaaaaaaaaagagaagaagaagaaagaaaaaagaaaagaaagaaatgtagatagaaaggaagaaatgcaaaatgtctttattcacagaaaaATCATGATCATGTACATAAGTGCCTTAGAATCTACAAAGTTACTGGAATTACTAAAGTGAATTTGCTGATCTAAAGAtaaaagatcaatatacaaaaaatcaagtatatatttttatatactagaaataaacaattagaaCCGAAATTTAAAATTACCACTTGCAAGGCAAAGcatgaaataattagaaataaaagtttattaaatatgCTTGATGACTTTTATATTTGAAAGTTATAATACATCACACAGCAGTAATTAtggagacctaaataaatgatataataccATATTTCACTTATCAGAAGACTCATTATTGTAGAGAAGTAGCAGTTCTCCCCCAGATTGATCCATTTATTTGGTATAGTTCAGTTAAGATCACGGCCAAAGAAAAGCCACAAGACAGCATACCAGCTAAAGTAATGAGTATTGTAGATGAAAATCCCtggaacaagaaaaaaaggatatcaagagtaaaatgaaaatggaGGAATAAAGTATGACTTTAGTTAATGATAATATCCCAATAGTAGTTTGTTAATTATAACAAATGCACCATAATAATGTAAgatcattaaaaatagaaacagggtttggAATATATAGACACTGTatattattttctagatttttgagtaaaatctaaaactattctaaaaattatattaaaaaataaaaaaaaatgacgttaaaaaaaagctttatattttgtACCTCCAATGAAActctttatttcttgcttttgaaTAAACACTTAAAACCTTGTTTACACTGGGCCCTGCCACTGGAATTATAAGACCAGCCCTGCCTCTGTCCAACCTCCTACCCAGACCTCAGGCTGAGGAGTTGTTTTGAGTGCTTATAAAAAGTCCCTGAAAGGCCAAAGGAAGAGCTAAGCTGTGGCTCTGTTGCAGCCAGCAGAAATGCCAAAATAGAATGAGTTCTGTGTGCTCTGAGCTTGTCTGGATTCCGGGAAATGCAGCAGCAGCCACAGTCTGCAGGTGGTCCCCACTCCAGGGCAAATGGTGTTCCTAGTAAAGGCTGCCTCCACCTCCAGCACATAAGGTGGAGGCGGGATGGAATCATGGCTACAGGCTAGAAGGGACCTCATTCATGGATTTCACCACAGCCCTCACCGTttaggagaaaaaatgaaaatgcaaatagaGGCAAGGAGAGGGGTAGGAGGCTGCCACATCTCCAGAGCCCTCAAGGGAGTGAATGACAACATAAAGTCTTACCCAGACCCAAGCCTGGTACTGTCTCCCTTCAGCCCCAGAGTCTGGACCCCTTCCCTGTCCCTGTGCATCCCAGCAGCCTGGAGTTGCTCTTGGCCTTTTCCCTCAGAGCCCCTTCTTGTTTCTCTGAGCATatacagggtgtgtgtgtgtgtatatatgtatgtgtgtgtctttggaACCCCAATTAGGATGAGGCACCAGGCAGAGCAGAAAACAGAGGTTTCTGTCATTGGCACCTCCTGTAGGTATTTCCCCTGGGGCAGGGTAGGGGAGAAGCCATGGGAGGCCACAGGCTGGACAGGGCCTGCAGTTAACAGCTGCAAGTCTGAGGCAGGTACTGGTGGTACCACGTGGAAAGAATGCAGAGGCAGCATCCACAGAGGAGCCTCCCGGGCGGAGAAGACTGCAGAACTCCTCAAATTGGCAGACAGGCCCTGCAAAGTGAGACAAGGGGACTCACCATAGAGAAGAAGGGCTCATTGTTCCTGCCACAGGTACGGCCTCCCCCAGCCAGCAGGAATCCTGGAGGAGGCACCTGGGCTCTCTGAGATCCCCAGAGGAAAGGCCACACCCCCTGGATACTGTTGTCATGGCAGCAGCTGCCCAGTGCTGTGTGTAAATGTGGGTGTAGCCCACTGCCCAGGAGCAGTTTTCATAGTGATTAAAGGTACAATCTCTCATGCCACACtgcctatgttttgtttttttgttttgttttgttttcagatggaatctcttatcagccaggctggaatacagtggcacaatcacggctcactgaagccttgagtTCCCAGgcctctaacctcagcctcccaaagaactgggaccacctgggaccacaggggtgcaccaccatgcctggctaatttttgtattgtttctagagatagggtctcactatgttacccaggctggtcttgaattcctgggctgaagctattcttccaccttggcctcccaaagtgttgggattataggtgtgagccattgcacctagccTTAGGTTTTAAATCCCATCTCAGCTAGTTACTATCATCTGTGTTTCCATGGGAACAATTTGTCACCTCCCAGAGCTCAGTTATCACACTTTTGAAATGGGTTTCAAAACACTTAAACTCTCATTAGTAATAATGGACCGAGCAATACACCCTCATAGGACCTAAATCAAGGGTATCAAATCAAATCCATCAGAAGGACAGCCCCACCCCAACCCTACACAAACAAGTAGCAGACCACATTTCTTTGTAACAAATGATTGTCATTTGGTGGCAGAACCACCTTTACCTCATTCCCTCTTGAGAGTCCTTTCTCTTAAGGGAACCCAAGATCACCTACTGCTGGGCAGACTTAGAGCTCACATGGAGACTCGGTCTTCATTCCTCCTTTCCTGCTTCTATTTCCTCACACCTCCTTATCTGCCCTGCATAGTTACTAAGTTCTCATCAAAGTTTAATTTACACCAGTTCAGGAGCTTTCAAGGACTATAGTGTCTTCTATTAGCAGTACTAGAAAGCAAGCAATCTGAGAAGCCACATGAGAGATGAGAGGAAGGGAACTAGCTTGGCAGGGCATACTCCCGGCTTCCACATGCAATAAGGAAACGAAATTTTTTTCACTTGGAGTCAGAACTCTCTGCTGAGATACCTATAGATCTTTCCTGAGTTTGCTGACCTTATCATCCTATTTAGTACTAGTGGCATGTTTTAAATTAATGATTTGCAGCTAATATACAGAATGATAGAATCTGGATTCAAAGATTAAGGGAGTGAATCTAACGACACAAAATTTAACCCAGAAAAAATCAGAAGCTTCTATACTTCAGTTAAAACTAAAAAGATTTACAGAAGTGGATTAACAGCTTGAAGTATGAAATAAGGGAGGGGTCTAGTTGACTGCAACTTAAACTGGATTCAATTGTGTAATATGGCATTCACAAAATCTACTATAATTTTAGGATGCATCTATAGATGTATAGCACCTATTCTAAAATGAAGGAGGTGATAAGATCACTCCATTCTGCACTAGGCAGAATATTCAGTGTTTTCAGAGACATTTACACATTCAGGAACGTGTAGAATAATGAATGACTTTGAAAAAATATGACACATCAGAAATGGCTGAAATAACTGGGGAGGTTAAACTCCCCAAAAAAACTCTTGGTGAGAACATAATTCTTTAAGGATTATGTGAGATATCTTATTGAAAATACTTAGTGCAATGCCTGGCATAAAGTGCACAATTAATCTTAATATTAAAAGGATGTTAATTAGTAGTATTGTTAGCACTATGtcatactattattattactattattatggtTAATGCTTATAGAGTGCTTTCTATGTGCTAGGCTCTATTCCAGGTCCTTTACATAGGTTGACTCATTGACTCAGTTATTCCTCTTACCAATtctatgagataggtactattattgtctCCAATGTTAtacatgaggaagctgaggcacagaaaaattGAGTAGATTGCCTAGTGTGTCTCACAGAATGGAAGGGGAAAGAACCAGAATAGAAGCTGTGGCAATTTTAAGCCGTCAAGGATGAAaggtacttttattattttatacctgTTCTGTACCACTCCaaagggcagagccaggaccaATGTGTGTAAACTACTGGGAGGCAGATTTTAACTCAACAGAAGCAAAagtcaattaattaattaattttaaaactctgaatgATTAGAACTTTGAGATTTCAATGAGATATCTTATAAGGTAGTGAGTTCTCCATCACAGGATGTAAGAAGAATGAGgatagaaatgaatgaaatgggacTTCTCTAGGAAAGAAACTATGCAAATGAGAAACCAACCCTTGACGAAAAAATAAGAAGGCATAGTGAAACTTGGTTTTAAAGACGCATGCCACAGAGAAGTTGGAAAGTAAAACAGTTATAAAGAAGATATGAAGGTAAACTAATATTTGTCTAACTGCCATCTCAACACAAAATTAATTAGATGTTGGAGAAAAGCAACAGTTCTTAAAAGGGGAAATTTCACATGAATTTCTGTTCAGAAACTTACTAAACAGCCTGGCTTTAAAACAAAATCCCAGGATCCTCACAGATCAGATGGCCATCTACCCTGGAAGTGTAAAACACAGAGGGAAGGGAAGTAGTATGCTCTGTGGAGGAAAGAGCATCTGCATAAGAAAGTAGCATCCAGGCTGATGTGAGTAGGTGAGAGGCAGGCATAAGGTTAAAGATCATAAAATACCATtagataaaaaaaatacataatgcaGTGACAATTGACAATGCTAGCATGATTGTAGTCCTGCTACTCAGTATGTGGTCAACAGAATTATTGCATAGTTTAATACGGAATGCCCTCCCTGCTGCATCTATCTTTTGGGGTCCAGCAGTCCCAGAACTCAAATATTTGTCAATTTAGTGAATTAATATAAACTTCCTCAACCAGAAGCACCAAGAGGTGGCTGGTTAAGGATTGAGAGTCCCAGTAAAATCtatttattctattataaataactactgatatatatatatatgtgcacatgtaaatataagttatttaatatataatatattcagtgtgtatacatgcatatatatgtgtgtatacacacacggACAAATGTGTATttgatttacaaaaattaaagtatTCATTCTTTTTAGATCTACAAACTTTACAAACTTAACTCTTTCTAGAGGTCTAGAACTGAATGATTACCAATTTAGGTCTGGgagctcaaaaaaacaaaatgtgatgtcaagaaaaagtgaaagattGTCTCCCATGAAAGTGACAAGAGATGAAAACACGCTGAAAGAGCCTAAATGGACATGATGGAGATATGGATGTGGATTAAAACTGAGAGTGTTGGGATATAAGGATATAATACTGATTTATGAAGGTGAATAGTCAAATGTCAGTGCAGAATCTGAACTGCAGGGGAAATAAGGGGCCTTGGTGGCTAAGGAAGtgaggaggggagaaagaggTGGTACCACGGGAAGTAGCACAGAGGAAGAGGCAATACTACCCGAGACTAGATGCGGACCGTCTCTGGCAACCAGGAAAAGGCAAATACAAAGAGAGGTGAGTGACAATGCCTGGTGTGTCTGGGGTCAGGGAACACTAGCAGGCACTAGCAGGTGGCTGCGGCAAGGCCGCGGGTCAAAGTGGTAACTGGGGATCTGAGTTCGGCAGTGACGCGCGTCCCTCACGTGACCAGGAGCCTATGTCTGCCCAAGTCCCTCTCGTCCCGGTCTTTTTTTGCCTGTCCACCATCTCCCTATTACCTTTGGTCGAGAGGGAAAGCAGAAGGAAGTAAGTTCCCTCTACCCTCTTAAATCGGTGTGAGTGTCGGCGCTGCCTAGTAACCCGGGGAATGGGGTTGACAGAATCGGGATGGCGGAGTCCAGGCCTTTCCCTACGCTCCAGCCCCGCCTCCCGCGCCCATATTTCTGTGCAAAATATGGTGGTCTTGGGGGCGGGGTGGGAAGGCGAGTGCTTCCCCCGTCCCCCGGGAGGGAGGTACAGACACTTGGAAATAGTTTCTAAGAATGCTTCGCTTCCACTTCCCATCTGAAAAGAAATGGCAAGCTTTGCGGGGTGGGGAGGTGCGGGCACGGAGGACGAAGCTTTAAGCAGGGTCTGAGACTAGAGGAGAACCCGAGGGGTGGGGGGCGTGCAGGCAGTGGCTGGTGCCCAGAAAGTGGGGGATGGGGGGTGTCAGTCAGTCcgtccctcctccccactccccgccccCTACCCTGTCTTGCGTCTGTGTGCAGGTCTGCTGGTCACAGCGGGGCACCTCGAGGAGGGGACGACTAGAAGCACACGGCCCGGAAAGGTCCAGGTCAGGGAAGGGGTACGCAGTGGACCGGGACTGGGGCGCGAGGGTGGACGCCGAAAGGCATGGAGTCTGCAGGCCGCACTGTCCCGCCAGTCACTGCGGGCGAGGCCTGTAGCAAAGCCTGCTGGGAAAATGGTGGGCTTTCGGGAAGGAGGGGGCGACCGGGAAGCGGCGGAGTCGGGAGAGCCGGAGAGCCTCTGGGAAAGCGCAAGGTTGAGGGCCTGGGCCCCGAATCAGGAAAAGGCAGGTATTGGAACCCACGGTTTGGGTGTTAGTCCAGTCACTTAGTATTCTGACTCTATTCTGCCTTTCTTGTCTCCTAAGAATAACTGTGCTTGAAGAAGAAAATTCCCAACATGGACAAACCAcgcaaagaaaatgaagaagagccGCAGAGCGCGCCCAAGACCGATGAGGAGAGGCCTCCGGTGGAGCACTCTCACGAAAAGCAGTCCCTCGAGGAGCAGTCTTCGGAGGAGCAGTCCTCGGAGGAGGAGTTCTTTCCCGAGGAGCTCCTGCCTGAGCTCCTGCCTGAGATGCTTCTCTCGGAGGAGCGCCCTCCGCAGGAGGGCCTTTCCAGGAAGGACCTGTTTGAGGGGCGCCCTCCCATGGAGCAGCCTCCTTGTGGAGTAGGAAAACATAAGCTTGAAGAAGGAAGCTTTAAAGAAAGGTTGGCTCGTTCTCGCCCGCAATTTAGAGGGGACATACATGGCAGAAATTTAAGCAATGAGGAGATGATACAGGCAGCAGATGAGCTAGAAGAGATGAAAAGAGTAAGAAACAAACTGATGATAATGCATTGGAAGGCAAAACGGAGCCGTCCTTATCCTATTTAATGTGTTCGCCCTTTAATTCTGTTTTGCCTGCTAATAGTATTGCCATTGCCACCTGGACTTTCTGTGCGTTTTCTTAATGCCTTTTcccatattctgaattttaactttttgtgagGATTTATTTTAGATGTTTAGCTTGTAACTCTCTTAAAGTTGGGGTTTCCCCCCTAAAATTTACAAGTTTCCCTCTTTCAATCATAAGTCCTATACATTTGCATGAAAGATGTACATTATATATTGTGAAACGAAAAAAGCAATTTTCAAATGGTATATATTGTAtcccatttttgtaaaaaatgtatatttatatattaatatgcaaagaaaaaacaaagtatataCTTCAAAGGTATAACAGTGGTTGTGTGGTAAGATaataggtgatttttaaaaattttgctttatctgaatttctcattttttcaagACAAACATTTTACTTGTGttgcaaaaatatataatgaaaaaatcacccaattttgaaaaaaactgtcaatcagcttataaagacaatgtggcacttaataaatacttgtcagaacttaaaaaaaaagtgaatcctattttttttctgaatctctTAGGCACAAATATGAGCCAGATATTGATTATATTTAATAGTCATTTTGTTCTCATTTAAATAGGAATAATACTTGCTTTACAGTGCTGCTGTGGGACCGGATGAGAAAAAGATTGTGTGAGCTGTGTTTGGGGTCTTTATTCCACCTGCACAGGCAGGACCCCAACCCCTATAGATTCCCTGCAGACATAGGCAGGTTACCCAAAGGAGATCTCACTTGTGCTCACAAACAATTCCGGTGAGATTCCAAGTGAGTGCCACATTCTATTCATGTCCTGCTGTACTCTCAGATTCTTACAGTATCTGCTAGGCACCGCTGCTCCTTCTCCTGGGTCCTGATCCTTCCACTGGCTCTCATCCCTGCTGACATGCTGGAGTGCGTAAGGTACAAAGCCTCACTGATTGCTCTGGAGTCCCTGTTGGGCCCAAGCTGAATTGTATCTCCTGCAGATATATGAATGCCCTTTTTCCAGCTTTGATATTGCACTTAGCTAGGAGGCTACCATCCCAATGCTGCTTAGACctcaatgtctttaaaaaatgcttagtaaaatagttcttccttttttttttttttttttttccatttagaacCTTCCTCTTCTCCATTGGACTCAAACATGAGTCCACCTTTTCTCCACCTGACTCAAACATGATTCCACTAGGTCCTGGGCTAGGAGACAAAATTAATGAGCCAGACACCATGCTATGTACTCAGAATTGGAACTTCCCTCCCAAACATCCAAGGATAACTATCATTTTAATTGTCTAACTGGCCTTAGGGTGAGTTCTCTCTCAGGGGCTTCTGGCAAGCTTGCCTTGCCAATTCAGCTGACTTGCTCAAGTTGTATAAATTGAAGATGAAGATAATGCTTAGGCTCAAACTAGGACATTCCCCTTCTACACTGCTCCATATCAGCAAGACACATGCAAAACTACTTTCTACAACATTAAagtactatatatgtatatgtatataaacatagatATGATTTCTCTATTAAGCTACCTTTATAAATcctaagattttgttttattgatcctGTTAGTGCTAGAAATACAGAGAGTGgttaataatgattaaaaattatgACCCAGTCATGAACTCTGAGATTCCCTTTGATTGACTATATAAGCTTTACTGTGTTGACTTCTCTAGAGCTATGATTTGCAGTTCCAAAAGGAACATGGTGAAGGAGGGATTGTTAACTGAAATtcaacattaaaattatttaaatattttatatatcagtGTTTCTCTTACAAAAAATGCAGAAACCTATTTTCTACACCAGACCCAGTAAATCTGCTTTTTTATAAATTAGCACACTAAAAGTTGGATAGTCACTGGCATATATGGTATACTTCTGATTTTACTGATAATAAACTATGAtgtaaatggaagaaaatataaataattgtgtCAGAATTAAAAGGGCGAAAGACGCATCCAA
The nucleotide sequence above comes from Papio anubis isolate 15944 unplaced genomic scaffold, Panubis1.0 scaffold82, whole genome shotgun sequence. Encoded proteins:
- the TCEAL1 gene encoding transcription elongation factor A protein-like 1; translated protein: MDKPRKENEEEPQSAPKTDEERPPVEHSHEKQSLEEQSSEEQSSEEEFFPEELLPELLPEMLLSEERPPQEGLSRKDLFEGRPPMEQPPCGVGKHKLEEGSFKERLARSRPQFRGDIHGRNLSNEEMIQAADELEEMKRVRNKLMIMHWKAKRSRPYPI